Proteins from one Papaver somniferum cultivar HN1 unplaced genomic scaffold, ASM357369v1 unplaced-scaffold_158, whole genome shotgun sequence genomic window:
- the LOC113337089 gene encoding MDIS1-interacting receptor like kinase 1-like, whose protein sequence is MSEMNLYGEIPDSICNFSNLKFLNLEQNNLSGKIPENLFLLKNLRFLTLNDNKLSGEIPKEIKCMEMDVIAISSNQLTGSIPEGIVKWNNLTYLDMYSNRLTVEIPVGICLLPLLTDIYFYENNLSGELPQELGLHSKLKYLYVSKNNLSGNLPDNLCSGGELQDITASSNNFTGKLSKTFGNNMLSGEIPSSFLSSMKLSLELQILYLSLNNLSGHIPKNIGNCTGLKEKSYALSDGTGLGLEMVVKGVMVKIPRIYEYSASIDLSCNILNGSIPEELSLLSRLTSLNLSHNHLSSDIPKNIGNLSALESLDLSSNKLSRSIPRSLATINTLGVLNLSYNELNGRIPRKNHFDTLSVDGLAFAGNDLLCGSPTKKVCKGDRNTSSGVDDPAIEVYLEDAKEKLVLYAIIALGFIVGFWGLFCVLFMNKEKWWFPYWRFIDFVAIKLTSFI, encoded by the exons ATGTCGGAGATGAATTTATATGGAGAAATTCCAGATTCGATTTGTAATTTTTCAAATTTGAAATTTCTAAATCTTGAGCAGAACAATTTGAGCGGGAAAATTCCAGAAAACTTGTTTTTGTTAAAGAACTTGAGGTTTTTGACTTTAAATGACAACAAATTGTCAGGTGAAATTCCGAAAGAAATCAAATGTATGGAAATGGATGTAATTGCTATTTCGAGTAATCAGTTAACTGGTTCGATTCCTGAAGGTATTGTTAAATGGAATAATCTGACATACTTGGATATGTATTCAAATCGATTAACAGTAGAAATACCGGTTGGGATCTGTTTACTTCCATTACTGACTGATATTTATTTTTATGAAAACAACTTATCAGGTGAACTGCCCCAAGAACTTGGTTTACATTCCAAACTTAAATATCTTTATGTCTCAAAGAACAATCTTTCTGGTAATTTGCCAGACAATTTATGTTCTGGTGGTGAGTTGCAAGATATTACGGCTTCTTCAAACaattttacaggaaaattatCAAAAACCTTTGGGAATAACATGTTAAGTGGTGAGATTCCGTCTAGTTTTCTGTCATCTATGAAGTTATCACTG GAACTCCAAATATTATACTTATCGCTGAACAATCTTTCTGGCCATATTCCTAAAAATATAGGGAACTGCACTGGATTAAAAGAGAAATCTTATGCTCTTAGCGATGGCACTGGTCTTGGATTGGAGATGGTAGTCAAAGGAGTCATGGTAAAAATTCCAAGAATATATGAATATAGCGCAAGTATCGATTTGTCATGCAATATTCTGAATGGAAGCATTCCTGAAGAGCTAAGCTTGCTATCACGCCTCACTTCACTTAATTTATCTCATAATCACTTATCTAGTGATATACCTAAAAATATTGGAAATTTGTCTGCGTTAGAATCTCTAGATTTAAGTTCCAATAAACTGTCTCGAAGTATTCCACGATCTTTGGCAACTATCAACACTCTTGGGGTCTTAAATCTTTCTTACAATGAGTTAAACGGCAGGATTCCAAGAAAAAATCACTTTGATACACTGAGCGTGGATGGTTTAGCTTTCGCTGGGAATGATTTACTGTGTGgatctccaacaaagaaagtttgcAAAGGTGATCGCAATACTAGTAGCGGTGTTGACGATCCTGCAATTGAGGTCTATCTAGAGGATGCAAAAGAGAAATTAGTCTTGTATGCTATCATCGCGTTGGGGTTTATCGTTGGATTTTGGggtttgttttgtgttttgtttatGAATAAAGAGAAATGGTGGTTCCCATATTGGAGATTTATTGATTTTGTTGCAATTAAACTAACAAGTTTTATTTAG
- the LOC113337088 gene encoding receptor-like protein 35: MLISKQVIVSLLFFLPLFILVVNSLKIRDNEEEPSILLKLKKEFGIDPSLFLKSWNSNKSHHCNWEGIHCDIHHSVSGVLLRNMNITEKIPNSLCDLKYLTEIDLSINNIGGEFPISILNCSKLRVLDLSDNGFFGIIPDDIDRLPNVRDINLGYNNFLGGIPSSIGSLKFLQNLTLNSNLLTGSFPLEIGNLSNLNILDLSNNNYFFPSKIPDVIRKLIKLKSLSMSDTSLYGKIPDWIGNFSNLEFLDLTKNNLSGKIPESLFLSKKLKYVGLAKNKLSSEIPRKIECLNMEGIYLSSNELTGFIPEGIVKLKKLTNLALSRNRLTGKIPVGIGLLPLLTDILFGDNNLSGELPQELGLHSKLGFLYVSNNKLSGNLPENLCFGGELTAVFGSSNYFTGELPKTLANCPYLMQVLFEENMLSGEIPANFWSPINLKMVYLRDNLFSGELPEKLGPNLVILDLANNNFCGSIPIGVGSLERLKILSLRSNRFNGSIPKEICQLQELQILDLSLNNLSGHIPENIGSWTALRHNSEGLATYGGLGLEMVIKGVMVQIPKLYAFSSNIDLSWNILTGNIPKEITLLSRLSLLNLSHNHFSGDIPINIGNMSSLESLDLSSNKLSGHIPGSLATINTLGFFNLSYNEFSGRIPTESHFDTLSVDGSSFAGNNLLCGSPIKKACESDRNTSIEEPNLVNEDDKVKQEDAKGNSSTRETNTVNEDDKVEQEDAKDKLLLYAIVILGFIVGFWGLFIVLFSKKEKWWFPYWRFIDSVAVGINDYIQNKRLK; this comes from the coding sequence ATGTTGATTTCTAAACAAGTTATTGTTTCTCTCCTTTTCTTTCTTCCTCTATTCATTCTTGTAGTAAACTCACTCAAAATCCGGGATAATGAAGAGGAACCAAGTATTCTTCTAAAACTCAAGAAAGAATTTGGAATCGATCCATCATTATTCTTAAAATCATGGAATTCAAATAAGTCTCATCACTGTAATTGGGAAGGTATTCACTGTGATATCCATCATTCTGTTTCTGGAGTTTTACTTCGAAATATGAATATCACAGAGAAAATTCCAAATTCTTTATGTGATTTGAAATACTTAACAGAAATTGATCTTAGTATCAATAATATTGGCGGTGAATTCCCAATTTCTATCTTAAACTGTTCAAAGCTTCGGGTTTTAGATCTTTCTGATAATGGATTTTTTGGAATAATTCCGGATGATATCGATAGACTTCCAAATGTTCGGGATATTAATCTGGGATATAATAATTTCTTGGGTGGTATACCTTCTTCTATCGGAAGCTTGAAGTTTCTACAGAATTTGACTCTTAATAGCAATCTTTTAACAGGTAGTTTCCCGCTGGAAATCGGGAATTTATCAAACCTTAATATTCTTGATTTGagtaataataattattttttccCGTCAAAAATTCCGGATGTGATTCGTAAATTGATAAAACTGAAGAGCTTATCGATGTCAGATACAAGTTTATATGGAAAAATTCCGGATTGGATCGGTAATTTTTCAAATCTAGAATTTCTGGACCTCACGAAGAACAATTTAAGCGGGAAAATTCCAGAGAGTTTGTTTCTATCTAAGAAATTAAAATATGTGGGGTTAGCAAAAAACAAACTGTCAAGTGAAATTCCGAGAAAAATCGAATGTTTGAATATGGAAGGAATCTATCTTTCGAGTAATGAGTTAACTGGTTTTATTCCGGAAGGTATTGttaaattgaagaaactaacaaATTTAGCTTTATCTCGGAATCGATTAACGGGAAAAATACCGGTGGGTATTGGTTTGCTTCCATTGCTTACCGATATTTTATTTGGTGATAACAACTTGTCAGGTGAACTGCCCCAAGAACTCGGTTTACATTCTAAACTTGGATTTCTTTATGTATCAAATAACAAACTTTCAGGAAATCTACCCGAAAATTTATGTTTTGGGGGAGAGTTGACCGCGGTATTTGGGTCATCAAATTATTTTACAGGAGAATTGCCTAAGACACTCGCCAATTGTCCTTATCTAATGCAAGTTTTATTTGAAGAGAATATGTTAAGTGGTGAGATTCCAGCTAATTTTTGGTCACCTATAAATTTAAAAATGGTATACTTGAGGGATAATCTATTTTCTGGGGAACTTCCAGAAAAATTGGGTCCGAATTTAGTGATTCTTGACTTAGCCAATAACAATTTTTGTGGTAGTATACCAATTGGTGTTGGTTCACTTGAGCGCCTTAAGATTCTTTCCTTAAGGTCAAATAGATTCAACGGGTCCATCCCCAAAGAGATTTGTCAATTGCAGGAGCTCCAGATATTAGATTTATCATTAAACAATCTCTCCGGCCATATTCCAGAAAATATAGGGAGCTGGACTGCCCTTAGACATAATTCAGAGGGGCTTGCAACTTATGGTGGTCTAGGATTGGAGATGGTAATCAAAGGCGTCATGGTACAAATTCCGAAATTATATGCATTCAGCTCAAATATCGATTTATCATGGAATATTCTTACCGGAAACATCCCAAAAGAGATTACCTTGTTATCGCGACTCTCGTTGCTTAATTTATCTCATAATCATTTTTCTGGTGATATCCCAATTAATATCGGAAATATGTCTTCGCTGGAATCCCTAGATTTAAGTTCCAATAAATTATCTGGACATATTCCAGGATCTTTGGCAACAATCAACACTCTTGGGTTCTTCAACCTTTCTTACAATGAGTTTAGCGGCCGAATTCCAACGGAGAGTCACTTTGATACACTGAGTGTGGATGGTTCCTCATTTGCTGGGAATAATTTGTTGTGTGGATCTCCAATAAAGAAAGCTTGCGAAAGTGATCGAAATACTAGCATCGAGGAACCTAATCTAGTAAATGAAGATGATAAAGTCAAGCAAGAGGATGCAAAAGGCAATAGTAGCACTAGGGAAACTAATACAGTAAATGAAGATGATAAAGTCGAGCAAGAGGATGCAAAAGATAAACTGTTATTATATGCTATAGTTATCTTGGGGTTTATAGTTGGATTTTGGGGTCTCTTCATTGTTCTTTTCTCGAAGAAAGAGAAATGGTGGTTTCCATATTGGCGGTTTATTGACTCAGTTGCCGTTGGAATAAATGATTATATTCAGAATAAACGATTAAAATaa